A window from Cydia pomonella isolate Wapato2018A chromosome 8, ilCydPomo1, whole genome shotgun sequence encodes these proteins:
- the LOC133520351 gene encoding uncharacterized protein LOC133520351 has product MCDDTERMAACAAAVVLFSGQLLINQAKRKQKKRRWWVSSFNKSRSRYNATDMLSDFVREPSKTFENFCRMSQDDFTFLLNKIGPHISKIDTNMRQCIPTQARFAIALRFLATGDSYKSLSYLFKVSIQTVSRCVDDVCKAIMQELREEIKLPRSSHEWLEIAEEFNGKWNFPHCIGALDGKHCVMQSPIHSGSEYINYKGTFSIVLLALVDADYNFIFVDCGCQGRISDGGVYRNTEFYKKLCRSELDIPQPDFLPSKEEKMPYVFVADSAFALTVNMMKPYAGNHNKGTKSLQLSLVKSSTNSRKRFRNHVFCFQSTKETYSLTTRQGNGHSYDLCLITQLSKEI; this is encoded by the exons ATGTGTGATGATACGGAGCGTATGGCTGCGTGTGCAGCCGCTGTGGTTTTATTCAGTGGTCAACTTTTGATAAACCAAGCAAAAAGAAAGCAGAAGAAACGACGCTGGTGGGTGTCGTCATTCAACAAGAGCCGATCAAG ATATAATGCAACTGATATGCTGAGTGATTTTGTACGGGAACCTAGCAAAACATTTGAAAATTTCTGCAGAATGTCTCAAGATGATTTCACATTCCTTCTAAATAAGATTGGTCCTCATATCTCAAAGATTGATACGAACATGAGACAGTGTATACCGACTCAAGCCCGATTTGCTATTGCACTCAGATTTCTGGCTACTGGAGATAGTTACAAAAGCCTCTCATACTTATTTAAGGTTTCAATACAAACAGTCTCAAGATGCGTTGACGACGTCTGCAAAGCCATAATGCAAGAATTAAGGGAAGAAATAAAA cTGCCACGGTCATCACACGAATGGTTGGAGATTGCAGAAGAATTTAATGGCAAGTGGAACTTCCCTCATTGTATAGGGGCACTAGATGGAAAGCATTGCGTGATGCAAAGTCCTATTCACAGTGGATCAGAATATATCAACTATAAAGGAACATTCAGCATTGTACTTTTAGCTTTGGTTGACGCTGACTACAACTTTATTTTTGTGGATTGTGGTTGCCAGGGAAGAATAAGCGACGGTGGTGTGTACAGAAACACGGAGTTCTACAAAAAACTATGTCGTTCTGAACTGGATATACCACAGCCGGATTTTTTACCATCAAAAGAAGAAAAGATGCCCTACGTTTTCGTAGCTGATAGTGCATTTGCCCTAACTGTTAACATGATGAAGCCATATGCTGGGAATCATAACAAAGGAACAAAGAGTCTTCAACTATCGCTTGTCAAGAGCTCGACGAATAGTCGAAAACGCTTTCGGAATCATGTCTTCTGTTTTCAGAGTACTAAGGAAACCTATTCTCTTACAACCCGACAAGGTAACGGACATAGTTATGACTTGTGTCTTATTACACAACTTTCTAAGGAGATCTAA